In a genomic window of Halalkalicoccus sp. CG83:
- a CDS encoding HalOD1 output domain-containing protein, whose protein sequence is MENTTTPEGVSTRHEGSEPITETVLRTVAERQGCSQLELPLLYESIDPDALNALFAGSEAPSAAGSVVVEFEYADYVVRVAEPGIVELRPVCSSSQPFAEPTHAD, encoded by the coding sequence ATGGAAAACACGACTACCCCCGAAGGGGTCTCGACACGGCACGAGGGTTCGGAACCCATCACGGAGACGGTGCTCCGGACGGTGGCCGAACGCCAGGGATGCAGCCAGCTCGAGCTCCCGCTTCTGTACGAGTCCATCGATCCCGACGCTCTGAACGCGCTGTTCGCGGGTTCAGAAGCCCCGTCCGCCGCTGGCTCGGTCGTCGTCGAGTTCGAGTACGCGGACTACGTCGTCCGCGTCGCCGAGCCCGGAATCGTCGAACTGCGCCCCGTCTGCTCCTCCTCCCAGCCCTTCGCCGAGCCGACCCACGCGGATTGA
- a CDS encoding CBS domain-containing protein: MGDVFVGRLMSSPVRTVTAETPIQEAARKMSENGIGSVIVVSEGNDLEGILTATDFVRLGADDRRASDTPVSEYMSTDVVTTAANDDIRDVADLMIDHGFHHVPVVDETEGVVGIVTTTDLTAYLSHVETPSPE, encoded by the coding sequence ATGGGAGACGTCTTCGTAGGTCGACTCATGTCCTCGCCCGTCCGAACGGTCACCGCCGAGACGCCCATCCAGGAGGCCGCACGGAAGATGAGCGAGAACGGCATCGGTTCGGTGATCGTCGTGAGCGAGGGCAACGATCTCGAAGGGATCCTCACCGCCACCGACTTCGTCCGCCTCGGCGCGGACGACCGACGCGCGTCCGACACGCCGGTCTCCGAATACATGAGCACCGACGTCGTCACCACCGCCGCCAACGACGACATCCGCGACGTCGCGGACCTGATGATCGACCACGGCTTTCACCACGTCCCGGTCGTCGACGAGACCGAGGGCGTCGTCGGCATCGTCACGACGACCGACCTCACCGCCTACCTCTCGCACGTCGAAACGCCGAGTCCGGAGTAG
- a CDS encoding DUF7127 family protein has translation METPHELRTVDEQDGSVRTRTYDDGSVIVADFGADAGDLSIDVVGDTAIVVADDRQVEFELPEGADEISVNNGVLTIEE, from the coding sequence ATGGAAACGCCCCACGAGCTACGAACCGTCGACGAGCAGGACGGATCGGTTCGAACCCGAACGTACGACGATGGCAGCGTCATCGTCGCGGATTTCGGGGCCGACGCCGGCGATCTCTCGATCGACGTCGTCGGCGATACGGCGATCGTCGTCGCCGACGACCGCCAGGTCGAGTTCGAACTTCCCGAGGGTGCGGACGAGATCTCGGTGAACAACGGCGTGCTCACGATCGAGGAGTAA
- a CDS encoding NADP-dependent oxidoreductase — MNRQWVLASRPKGKPTEEEFELEEGEVPEPGPDEVLVRTVYLSVDPYMRGRMRDAESYAEPWEAGDVMRAGVVGEVVESNHPEFEAGDVAFGNLYWAEYATAKGSQLTHVDPELAPISTALGVLGMPGRTAYFGTLDVAEPEPGDTMVVSGAAGAVGSVVGQLGKLSGARVVGIAGSEEKIEWLTDELGFDAGIDYRDESVPEGLDEACPDGVDVYYDNVGGEITDAVFDRLNVRGRVAICGQISLYNAQQRPTGPRKLGRLIETRARVEGLLVGDFEGRYDEANERLARWVNEGTIEYEETITEGFENAPSAFIGLFEGENVGKQLVEVGEYER, encoded by the coding sequence ATGAATCGCCAGTGGGTGCTCGCGAGTCGACCGAAGGGGAAGCCGACCGAGGAGGAGTTCGAACTCGAGGAGGGGGAGGTCCCCGAACCGGGGCCCGACGAGGTGCTCGTGCGGACGGTCTACCTCTCGGTCGACCCCTACATGCGTGGGCGGATGCGCGACGCCGAGTCGTACGCCGAGCCCTGGGAGGCCGGCGACGTCATGCGCGCCGGAGTCGTGGGCGAGGTAGTCGAATCCAACCACCCCGAGTTCGAGGCCGGTGACGTCGCCTTCGGCAACCTCTACTGGGCGGAGTACGCGACCGCGAAGGGAAGCCAGTTGACCCACGTCGACCCGGAGCTGGCGCCGATATCGACCGCGCTCGGGGTTCTCGGCATGCCCGGGCGCACGGCGTACTTCGGCACGTTGGACGTCGCGGAACCCGAACCGGGCGATACGATGGTCGTCTCGGGTGCCGCCGGCGCGGTGGGCTCGGTGGTCGGCCAGCTCGGGAAGCTTTCGGGCGCCCGCGTCGTCGGAATCGCCGGCTCCGAGGAGAAGATCGAGTGGCTGACCGACGAGCTAGGGTTCGACGCCGGAATCGACTACCGCGATGAGAGCGTCCCCGAGGGACTGGACGAGGCCTGTCCCGACGGAGTGGACGTCTACTACGACAACGTGGGCGGCGAGATCACCGACGCCGTCTTCGACCGGCTGAACGTCCGCGGGCGGGTGGCTATCTGCGGGCAGATCTCGCTCTACAACGCCCAGCAGCGCCCGACCGGGCCGCGAAAGCTGGGGAGGCTCATCGAGACGCGCGCCCGCGTCGAGGGGCTGCTCGTAGGCGACTTCGAGGGACGCTATGACGAGGCCAACGAGCGACTGGCACGGTGGGTGAACGAGGGGACGATCGAGTACGAGGAGACGATCACCGAGGGGTTCGAGAACGCGCCGTCGGCGTTCATCGGACTGTTCGAGGGCGAGAACGTCGGCAAACAGCTGGTGGAGGTCGGGGAGTACGAGAGGTAG
- a CDS encoding NosD domain-containing protein, whose translation MEGTEPTDRSTPTRRGSHGRRLFLRALGAAGVGIAVGPSSVAARDSPTEIDGCTTITEPGEYVLTEDVSPTTADGYGCIDVRADDVVLDGRGHVIDGTGAADEGDRARLAGIAVNPEGTFEPDARPVENVTVRNLTATGFATGIRYESVDGGRIAGVETPDDGVGIALLFGARGITIEDSVLSESGAGVDLFGDPDVYGGPSGVTLVHNDVEDNEVGIRLGHEATDNAIERNRIVDNGTGAVQGVFARDNVFRGNAICANESGIRNVDEFASDVLGEEAGDGRFEDVLDATANYWGASDGPSSHGEPAEPFVDPVTGAPADGAGDTVSESLDPGVANVRFDPFLKTYPEDAGVDGA comes from the coding sequence ATGGAGGGGACCGAACCGACCGACCGATCGACGCCGACACGACGCGGTTCGCACGGCCGACGGCTGTTCCTGCGGGCGCTCGGCGCCGCCGGAGTCGGCATCGCCGTCGGACCGTCGAGCGTCGCGGCCCGCGACTCGCCGACCGAGATCGATGGCTGTACGACGATCACCGAACCCGGCGAGTACGTGCTCACCGAGGACGTCTCGCCGACGACGGCCGACGGCTACGGCTGTATCGACGTCCGGGCCGACGACGTCGTCCTCGACGGACGGGGACACGTGATCGACGGCACCGGCGCGGCCGACGAGGGGGACCGTGCGCGCCTCGCCGGCATCGCCGTCAACCCCGAGGGGACGTTCGAACCGGACGCCCGCCCCGTCGAGAACGTCACGGTTCGGAACCTGACCGCCACCGGCTTCGCGACCGGGATCCGGTACGAGAGCGTCGACGGCGGGCGGATCGCGGGGGTCGAGACGCCGGACGACGGCGTCGGCATCGCCCTCCTGTTCGGCGCTCGTGGAATCACGATCGAGGACAGCGTCCTCTCGGAGTCGGGGGCGGGCGTGGACCTGTTCGGCGATCCGGACGTCTACGGCGGCCCGAGCGGCGTCACCCTCGTACACAACGACGTCGAGGACAACGAGGTAGGGATCCGGCTCGGACACGAGGCGACCGACAACGCGATCGAACGCAACCGGATCGTCGACAACGGAACCGGCGCCGTCCAGGGGGTCTTCGCCCGCGACAACGTCTTCCGGGGGAACGCCATCTGTGCCAACGAGTCCGGCATCCGGAACGTCGACGAGTTCGCGAGCGACGTGCTCGGCGAGGAGGCGGGCGACGGCCGCTTCGAGGACGTCCTCGATGCGACCGCGAACTACTGGGGCGCGTCCGACGGACCGTCGAGCCACGGCGAGCCTGCCGAGCCGTTCGTCGACCCCGTGACGGGCGCCCCTGCCGACGGCGCGGGAGATACGGTCTCCGAGTCGCTCGATCCGGGCGTCGCGAACGTCCGATTCGACCCGTTCCTCAAGACGTATCCCGAGGACGCCGGCGTGGACGGTGCGTGA
- a CDS encoding cytochrome P450 has protein sequence MATHPPGPKGLPIVGSTHHYARDPFRFIEGVRDAYGDAARFTLGPRETYLLTNPRDVERVLVREESSFRKPDFQTDALGELLGEGLLLSEGSAWRRMRELSQPAFDMRRLAGMGSMMVERTQGAVADWEEGDRRNVELEMARLTVGIIVEAMFGTDLGEERTRRVQENLEPLGRRFEPDPLRFLTPEWLPTRERNSYRASIRELEAVIDEIVRERSGDLGEDDLLSILLQAERSGAITERQVRDELMTMLLAGHDTTALSLTYTWYLLSEHPEIERRFHEEIDELLGGEPPTAADTRRLEYVGRVLTEAMRLYPPVYTMFRESTESVELAGYELPAGSLFMLPQWGVHRDPRWYDEPERFDPDRWLPERAAERPRFAYFPFGGGSRSCIGRQFSLLEATLILGTIGRNYRLERVGNGPIDLRASLTMHPANGMEMRVGERNDVEG, from the coding sequence ATGGCGACGCATCCCCCGGGGCCGAAGGGCCTGCCGATAGTCGGGAGTACGCATCACTACGCCCGCGATCCGTTCCGGTTCATCGAGGGCGTTCGCGACGCCTACGGCGACGCCGCGCGGTTCACGCTGGGACCGCGCGAGACCTACCTGCTGACGAACCCCCGGGACGTCGAACGAGTGCTGGTTCGCGAGGAGAGCTCGTTCCGCAAGCCCGACTTCCAGACCGATGCACTCGGCGAGCTACTGGGCGAGGGCCTGCTGTTGAGCGAGGGGAGCGCCTGGCGGCGGATGCGAGAGCTCTCCCAGCCGGCGTTCGACATGCGCCGGCTCGCCGGCATGGGGTCGATGATGGTCGAGCGCACCCAAGGGGCGGTCGCGGACTGGGAGGAGGGTGACCGGCGGAACGTCGAACTGGAGATGGCCCGGCTCACCGTCGGGATCATCGTCGAGGCGATGTTCGGTACCGACCTCGGTGAGGAGCGAACCCGGCGGGTCCAGGAGAACCTCGAGCCGCTGGGCCGGCGATTCGAGCCCGACCCGCTTCGGTTCCTGACGCCCGAGTGGCTGCCGACCCGCGAGCGGAACTCGTACCGGGCGTCGATCCGGGAGCTCGAGGCGGTGATCGACGAGATCGTTCGCGAGCGCAGCGGCGACCTCGGCGAGGACGACCTGCTCTCGATCCTCCTGCAGGCCGAGCGAAGCGGCGCGATCACCGAACGACAGGTTCGCGACGAGCTGATGACGATGCTGCTCGCGGGCCACGACACGACGGCGCTGTCGCTGACCTACACCTGGTATCTGCTCTCGGAACACCCCGAGATCGAACGGCGGTTCCACGAGGAGATCGACGAACTGCTCGGGGGCGAACCGCCGACGGCCGCCGACACGCGGAGGCTCGAGTACGTCGGTCGGGTGCTGACCGAGGCGATGCGGCTCTACCCGCCCGTCTACACGATGTTCCGCGAGAGCACGGAGTCCGTCGAGCTGGCGGGCTACGAGCTTCCCGCGGGGTCGCTGTTCATGCTCCCCCAGTGGGGCGTCCACCGCGACCCGCGCTGGTACGACGAGCCCGAGCGGTTCGACCCGGACCGCTGGCTGCCCGAGCGCGCCGCCGAGCGTCCGCGGTTCGCGTACTTCCCGTTCGGCGGGGGCTCGCGCAGCTGTATCGGCCGGCAGTTCTCGCTGCTCGAGGCGACGCTGATCCTCGGAACGATCGGGCGGAACTACCGGCTGGAGCGGGTCGGCAACGGCCCGATTGACCTGCGGGCGTCGCTGACGATGCACCCCGCGAACGGGATGGAGATGCGGGTGGGCGAACGGAATGACGTTGAGGGCTGA
- a CDS encoding metal-dependent hydrolase — translation MWPWEHVIVGYVAYSLFRHLFFRQSPTGRETLAVVFASLLPDLIDKPLAWQFGVFEGGYALAHSVFFAVPVSILVGVLARRYGAGRAGLAFAVSYLIHLPSDVISPYFHYGDLAWERILWPVRRSKGEYSQGLIDGFLEFFIPYAYELAAGEPSGYLLFQLGLMGCAFLLWIYDGMPVLREAVLGTHRRMTGGGGL, via the coding sequence ATGTGGCCCTGGGAACACGTCATCGTCGGATACGTGGCGTACTCGTTGTTCCGTCACCTCTTCTTCCGACAGTCGCCAACGGGCCGGGAGACGCTCGCCGTGGTCTTTGCGTCGCTGCTTCCGGACCTGATCGACAAGCCGCTGGCCTGGCAGTTCGGCGTGTTCGAGGGCGGGTACGCGCTCGCTCACTCGGTGTTCTTCGCCGTTCCGGTCTCGATCCTCGTGGGCGTGCTCGCACGGCGCTACGGGGCCGGCCGCGCGGGTCTCGCCTTCGCCGTCAGCTACCTGATCCACCTCCCGAGCGACGTCATCTCGCCGTACTTTCATTACGGTGACCTCGCATGGGAGCGGATCCTCTGGCCCGTTCGGCGATCCAAAGGCGAGTACTCCCAGGGATTGATCGACGGATTTCTCGAGTTCTTCATCCCCTACGCCTACGAACTCGCCGCAGGCGAGCCGTCGGGCTACCTGCTCTTCCAGCTAGGACTAATGGGCTGTGCGTTCCTGCTGTGGATCTACGACGGCATGCCGGTGCTCCGGGAGGCGGTGTTGGGTACCCATCGCCGAATGACCGGCGGGGGCGGGCTCTGA
- a CDS encoding polysaccharide deacetylase family protein, with protein MKDSTNRRRFLTAVGAGTFALAGCSGQIPGGDDGDGDGNGNQSESGNDEGNETGNESGSGQSVPFPALDKGELVDDFENLEDWTPIEDGQVAGDTENALVGSQSARIQGSGTFAGMFRAYPEGLNVANRNLSLALAVDAPRPARVTVELLAPGESDMLRGTKTVVGTYTGWMRMDVGITGQRGEPNLENVQEMRIRLDAPEETDIRFWVDDLRATPKAENGYVMLTFDDGVASQYENVFSRLNDRDMSGVVAVSSDSLNREGRLNIDQLREMRDAGWDVSSHPEGDAFQQPLDDMEAIRSAIQSNYEYLDNRGFPNGARHMFVPYHNTNQEIVEITREFHELSSYFGGMPAAIPFTDPMHVSRVDMHNDGFTDLIDLAAEHNQLAVGLAHGVVPEDEIEDDPLADMTVEQLEELLDYIEQSDVQVVTASQLVDNQDSL; from the coding sequence ATGAAGGACTCGACGAACCGACGACGGTTTCTGACGGCGGTCGGCGCGGGAACGTTCGCGCTCGCCGGTTGTAGCGGTCAGATTCCAGGCGGCGACGACGGAGACGGGGACGGCAACGGTAACCAGAGCGAGAGCGGTAACGACGAGGGTAACGAGACCGGCAACGAGAGCGGGAGCGGACAGAGCGTGCCGTTCCCGGCGCTCGATAAGGGCGAACTCGTCGACGACTTCGAGAATCTGGAGGACTGGACCCCGATCGAGGACGGACAGGTAGCCGGCGACACCGAGAACGCACTCGTCGGCTCACAGTCCGCACGCATACAGGGATCGGGTACCTTCGCGGGGATGTTCCGCGCGTACCCCGAGGGGCTCAACGTCGCGAATAGGAACCTCTCGCTCGCGCTCGCGGTCGATGCTCCCCGTCCCGCCCGCGTGACGGTCGAACTGCTCGCGCCCGGCGAGAGCGACATGCTCCGCGGTACGAAGACGGTCGTCGGCACCTACACGGGCTGGATGCGAATGGACGTCGGCATCACCGGACAGCGGGGCGAGCCCAATCTCGAGAACGTCCAGGAGATGCGCATCCGCCTCGATGCCCCCGAAGAGACGGACATCCGCTTCTGGGTCGACGATCTCCGGGCGACGCCGAAGGCCGAGAACGGCTACGTCATGCTGACGTTTGACGACGGCGTCGCGAGTCAGTACGAGAACGTCTTCTCGAGGCTCAACGATCGGGACATGTCCGGCGTCGTCGCGGTAAGTAGCGACTCGCTCAATCGCGAGGGGCGGCTCAACATCGACCAGCTCCGCGAGATGCGCGACGCGGGCTGGGACGTCTCCTCGCACCCCGAGGGCGACGCATTCCAGCAGCCGCTGGACGACATGGAGGCGATCCGTTCGGCGATTCAGTCGAACTACGAGTACCTCGACAACCGCGGGTTCCCGAACGGCGCGCGCCACATGTTCGTCCCGTATCACAACACCAATCAGGAGATCGTGGAGATCACCCGTGAGTTCCACGAACTCAGCTCGTACTTCGGCGGAATGCCGGCCGCGATTCCGTTCACCGATCCGATGCACGTCTCCCGGGTCGACATGCACAACGACGGGTTCACCGATCTGATCGACCTGGCAGCCGAGCACAACCAGCTCGCGGTCGGGCTGGCTCACGGCGTCGTTCCCGAGGACGAGATCGAGGACGACCCCCTCGCCGACATGACCGTCGAACAGCTCGAGGAGTTGCTCGACTACATCGAACAGAGCGACGTCCAGGTCGTGACCGCCTCCCAGTTGGTCGACAACCAGGACAGCCTGTAA
- a CDS encoding FAD-dependent oxidoreductase: METTVLVVGGGATGAGVARDLAMRGVDVTLVERGRFAGGTSGRSHGLLHSGARYAVDDPEGAGDCLVENRILKRIAPHCIADTGGYFLRTADDDPDYFERKREACEEVGIETSSVDVEEARRHEPDLAEGVERVLEVPDAVVHPTRLTAANAADAREHGARLLPETEVRDVVRENDRVVGAVVDDGSNERRIDAEHVVNATGAWAGRLGSLAGVEIEMAPTSGVMVAVEFEGLDTVLNRARPAADGDIVVPHDGQVVLGTTSVDVEDPDEFSTDDAEIDRMFEECSTMLSGLDPDRIDRVYWGVRPLYTEDRERYEGRQISRGFYLLDHDARDGVIGLSTIVGGKLTTYRRMAEAVGDHVADRLGVEEPSRTVETPLVGHDDPDRIDEIVREFGASNPADEDVTDRP, from the coding sequence ATGGAGACGACCGTCCTCGTGGTCGGCGGCGGGGCGACGGGCGCCGGCGTCGCACGGGACCTCGCGATGCGCGGGGTCGACGTGACGCTGGTCGAACGCGGTCGGTTCGCGGGGGGAACGAGCGGCCGATCGCACGGCCTGCTCCACAGCGGGGCGCGATACGCGGTCGACGACCCCGAGGGGGCCGGGGACTGCCTCGTCGAGAACCGGATCCTGAAGCGGATCGCACCCCACTGCATCGCCGATACCGGCGGCTACTTCCTCCGGACCGCCGACGACGACCCCGACTACTTCGAGCGAAAGCGCGAGGCCTGCGAGGAGGTCGGCATCGAGACCTCCTCGGTCGACGTCGAGGAGGCGCGCCGTCACGAACCCGACCTGGCCGAGGGCGTCGAGCGCGTGCTCGAGGTCCCCGATGCCGTCGTCCACCCCACGCGACTGACGGCGGCCAACGCCGCAGACGCCCGCGAACACGGCGCGCGCCTGCTTCCCGAGACCGAGGTCCGCGACGTGGTCCGTGAGAACGACCGGGTCGTCGGGGCGGTCGTCGACGACGGATCGAACGAGCGACGGATCGACGCCGAGCACGTGGTCAACGCGACGGGCGCGTGGGCCGGGCGACTCGGCTCGCTCGCGGGCGTCGAGATCGAGATGGCGCCCACCAGCGGCGTGATGGTCGCCGTCGAGTTCGAGGGGCTCGACACCGTGTTGAACCGGGCGCGTCCGGCCGCCGACGGCGATATCGTCGTCCCCCATGACGGGCAGGTCGTACTGGGGACCACCAGTGTCGACGTCGAGGATCCCGACGAGTTCTCGACGGACGACGCCGAGATCGATCGGATGTTCGAGGAGTGTAGTACCATGCTCTCGGGGCTCGATCCCGACCGGATCGACCGGGTTTACTGGGGGGTGCGCCCGCTCTACACCGAGGATCGCGAACGCTACGAGGGCCGCCAGATCTCCCGGGGGTTCTACCTGCTCGATCACGACGCCCGTGACGGCGTCATCGGCCTCTCGACCATCGTCGGCGGGAAGCTGACGACCTATCGACGCATGGCCGAGGCCGTCGGCGATCACGTCGCCGATCGACTGGGGGTCGAGGAGCCCTCCCGAACCGTCGAGACGCCGCTCGTGGGCCACGACGATCCCGACCGGATCGACGAGATCGTCCGCGAGTTCGGCGCGTCGAACCCCGCCGACGAGGACGTCACCGATCGCCCGTGA
- a CDS encoding acetamidase/formamidase family protein, protein MAQREIQQELSVDQFTLGLVGPDQEWAGTVADGGTIRTHTPAGCWGPMITPGFRGGHEVTRPIAVEGAEVGDAIALRIEDVEVTSIATSTGSMKEREGAFDSDPFVDHRCPECGAEWPETIVEGTGEESIRCAECGANASSFGFEYGYTVVFDEDRTVGLTVDEEAADGLAERADEAMALPENSRQHPILLYKPSEMPGTLGHLRPFIGNVGTTPPIEIPDSHNAGDFGQSLIGAEHDWGLENEDELEARTDGHMDVSEVRPGAILICPVKVEGGGVYVGDIHANQGDGELSLHTTDVSGHTTLGVEVIKDLELDGPLLLPNQEDLPHIAEPYTDEEREAGEALAERYGVAVEEMGPIQIVGSGATINDATENAFDRAGKLLDMTEGEVRGRCTFTGGVQVGRLPGVVQLDMLAPMEILEDRGIAHLVREQYDL, encoded by the coding sequence ATGGCACAACGCGAGATCCAGCAGGAGCTCTCGGTCGATCAGTTCACCCTCGGTCTGGTCGGGCCCGACCAGGAGTGGGCGGGCACGGTCGCCGACGGCGGCACGATCCGCACGCACACCCCCGCGGGCTGTTGGGGGCCGATGATCACCCCCGGGTTCCGCGGCGGCCACGAGGTGACCCGGCCGATCGCCGTCGAGGGCGCGGAGGTCGGCGACGCGATCGCCCTCCGCATCGAGGACGTCGAGGTGACGTCGATCGCCACCAGCACGGGCAGCATGAAGGAGCGCGAGGGCGCGTTCGACAGCGACCCGTTCGTCGATCACCGCTGCCCGGAGTGTGGCGCCGAGTGGCCCGAGACGATCGTCGAGGGTACCGGCGAGGAGTCGATCCGGTGTGCGGAGTGCGGCGCGAACGCCTCCTCGTTCGGCTTCGAGTACGGCTACACCGTCGTCTTCGACGAGGATCGGACGGTGGGGTTGACCGTCGACGAGGAGGCGGCCGACGGACTCGCAGAACGCGCGGACGAGGCGATGGCGCTTCCCGAGAACTCCCGCCAGCATCCCATACTCCTCTACAAGCCGAGCGAGATGCCCGGAACGCTCGGACACCTCCGGCCCTTCATCGGCAACGTCGGCACTACGCCACCGATCGAGATACCCGACTCGCACAACGCCGGCGACTTCGGGCAGTCCCTGATCGGCGCCGAGCACGACTGGGGTCTCGAGAACGAGGACGAGCTCGAGGCACGGACCGACGGCCACATGGACGTGAGCGAGGTCCGCCCCGGCGCGATCCTGATCTGTCCCGTCAAGGTAGAGGGTGGCGGCGTCTACGTCGGCGACATTCACGCCAACCAGGGCGACGGCGAGCTCTCGCTTCACACCACCGACGTGAGCGGGCACACCACTCTCGGCGTCGAGGTGATCAAGGATCTCGAGCTCGACGGGCCGCTCCTGCTCCCCAACCAAGAGGACCTGCCCCACATCGCGGAACCCTACACCGACGAGGAGCGCGAGGCCGGCGAGGCGCTCGCCGAGCGCTACGGCGTCGCTGTCGAGGAGATGGGTCCGATCCAGATCGTCGGATCGGGTGCGACGATCAACGACGCCACCGAGAACGCGTTCGATCGGGCTGGGAAGCTCCTCGACATGACCGAGGGCGAAGTCCGTGGTCGGTGTACGTTCACCGGCGGCGTCCAGGTCGGTCGACTCCCCGGCGTGGTGCAACTCGACATGCTCGCGCCGATGGAGATCCTCGAGGATCGCGGGATCGCCCACCTCGTTCGCGAGCAGTACGACCTCTAG
- a CDS encoding DUF456 domain-containing protein, whose translation MVTIEPLFVLAVALLIAGVVGSFVPLVPGVALSLAGIYLYWWGTGYAEPGLLFLAVATVVGLVTLLLDYLSSVISASASGASMRTAAIAGVVGLVALVITGPIGMLIGVVVATFVLEYERSGDVERSLRTGVYTSIGMLASSAMQALITGALLVGFLIAVW comes from the coding sequence GTGGTGACGATCGAGCCGCTGTTCGTTCTCGCCGTCGCGCTGCTGATCGCGGGCGTCGTGGGCAGCTTCGTTCCGCTCGTTCCGGGGGTAGCGCTCTCGCTCGCGGGGATCTATCTCTACTGGTGGGGAACGGGCTACGCCGAACCCGGGCTCCTCTTTCTGGCCGTCGCGACGGTCGTCGGACTCGTGACGCTCCTCCTCGACTACCTCTCGAGCGTGATCTCGGCGAGCGCGAGCGGGGCGTCGATGCGGACGGCCGCGATCGCCGGGGTCGTCGGCCTCGTCGCACTGGTGATCACGGGCCCGATCGGCATGCTGATCGGCGTCGTGGTCGCGACCTTCGTCCTGGAGTACGAACGATCGGGCGACGTCGAGCGGAGCCTGCGGACGGGGGTCTACACCTCGATCGGGATGCTCGCTTCGAGCGCGATGCAGGCGCTGATCACCGGCGCGCTGCTCGTCGGATTCCTGATCGCGGTCTGGTAG
- a CDS encoding oxidoreductase: protein MPPHVADPVDIGGLTLTNRLYRAPLLECAGNGPDAVDVLIDELEPAAAAGAGLLFQGATIVRKEGGCAAPGMTRVHDRSFVSRLTRLTDAIHEHGSRIFLQLEHGGLRSMETWHAGYRDERSDLRQLAVSEPPLPLRVADRFGLLEYDPHVLSTDEVYELAADFGRSAGYAIEAGYDGIHLAGANMGIVQQFLSPFYNRRDDEFGGDLESRTRFLQVVHDEIRERAGDVPLVTKAPAETGSPRVVRRRLSERDAVEICRACESIGFDAVVPVRGSVFWDMSVVRGEHPDRAWHDERFQPGYEAAFGPRWRWRTVAIANRLHARRFGFEPAWNAALCRRVREHVSIPVLCEGGIREPNRIDSLLGSACDAVGMGRPFYAEPRLPARVLAGEGVVCENCNNCTVPQVTGADGVCRTPSVLARRGELAREGAYEW, encoded by the coding sequence ATGCCCCCACACGTCGCCGATCCCGTCGATATCGGCGGCCTCACCCTCACGAATCGCCTGTATCGCGCCCCGCTTCTCGAGTGTGCCGGAAACGGCCCCGACGCCGTCGACGTCCTGATCGACGAGCTTGAGCCCGCCGCCGCGGCCGGTGCGGGGCTGCTCTTCCAGGGCGCGACGATCGTTCGCAAGGAGGGCGGCTGTGCCGCTCCCGGCATGACGCGCGTCCACGACCGCTCGTTCGTCTCTCGCTTGACTCGGCTGACCGACGCGATTCACGAACACGGCTCGCGGATCTTCCTCCAGCTCGAACACGGCGGGCTGCGGAGCATGGAGACGTGGCACGCGGGCTATCGCGACGAGCGTTCCGACCTCCGACAGCTCGCGGTCTCCGAACCCCCCCTTCCCCTCCGCGTAGCCGATCGATTCGGGCTCCTCGAGTACGACCCGCACGTGCTCTCGACCGACGAGGTGTACGAACTGGCCGCGGACTTCGGCCGTTCGGCGGGGTACGCGATCGAGGCGGGCTACGACGGGATCCACCTCGCGGGCGCAAACATGGGAATCGTCCAGCAGTTCCTCTCACCCTTCTACAACCGACGCGACGACGAGTTCGGCGGCGATCTCGAGAGTAGGACCCGCTTTCTGCAGGTCGTCCACGACGAGATCCGCGAGCGCGCCGGCGACGTTCCGCTGGTGACGAAGGCGCCCGCCGAGACGGGGAGTCCGCGAGTCGTACGTCGCCGACTGAGCGAGCGCGACGCGGTCGAGATCTGCCGGGCCTGCGAGTCGATCGGCTTCGACGCGGTCGTCCCCGTCCGTGGATCGGTCTTCTGGGACATGAGCGTCGTCCGCGGCGAGCACCCCGATCGGGCCTGGCACGACGAGCGGTTCCAACCAGGGTACGAGGCGGCGTTCGGCCCCCGATGGCGATGGAGGACGGTCGCGATCGCGAACCGGCTTCACGCCCGCCGGTTCGGGTTCGAGCCCGCGTGGAACGCCGCACTCTGTCGACGGGTGCGAGAGCACGTCTCGATTCCCGTGCTCTGTGAGGGCGGGATCCGCGAGCCGAACCGGATCGACTCCCTGTTGGGCTCGGCCTGCGACGCGGTCGGGATGGGCCGGCCGTTCTACGCCGAACCGCGGCTCCCGGCGCGCGTGCTCGCGGGCGAGGGCGTGGTCTGTGAGAACTGCAACAACTGCACCGTCCCGCAGGTGACGGGTGCCGACGGCGTCTGTCGCACCCCGAGCGTGCTGGCGAGGCGGGGCGAACTCGCCCGGGAGGGAGCCTACGAGTGGTGA